ATGACACCGACCTCGGCGACGGCGCGGTGTTCCATCAGCGCGCTTTCTACTTCAAACGGGCCGATCAAATGGCCGGAGGATTTGATCACGTCATCCGCACGCCCAACGAACCAGAAGTAGCCGTCGGCATCCTGCTTGGCGAGGTCGCCGGTGAGATACCACCCATCCGCAAAGCATTTGCGGTAGCGCTCGTCTTCGTGGAGGTAACCGCGAAACATCGACGGCCAACCGGGCCGTAAGGCCAATTCTCCTTCGATCCCCGGCTCGTTGACAAGTGCAACCGAGCCATCCTGCTCACGGCGCGCGATAGCCGCTTCGATGCCGGGCAACGGCCGGCCCATCGAGCCGGGGCGAATATCCATGGCGGCGTAGTTGGCGATCATGATGCCGCCGGTTTCGGTTTGCCACCAATTGTCATGAATCGGCAGACCAAACGCCTCCTGTCCCCATACTATGGCTTCCGGGTTGAGCGGCTCGCCGACACTGGCGATGAAGCGCAAGTGAGGACACTGGTATTTGCGCGCCACCTCGACTCCCACTTTCATCATCATGCGCACCGCCGTCGGCGCGGTGTACCACACCGTGACGTTTTGCTCGCGCAGGATGCCGTACCAGCGTTCGGCATCGAAGTCCGCCTCATCGACGATACTGGTGATGCCATGCGTCAGTGGAGCGATGATGCCGTAGGACGTGCCGGTTACCCAACCCGGGTCGGCGGTGCACCAGAAAATATCTTCTGGGTGAAAATCAAGTGCGAAAGTTCCGGTCATGTAATGAGCAATGACCGCTTGATGCACATGCATCGCCCCTTTGGGCTTACCGGTGGTGCCGCTGGTGAAGTGCAAGAGAGCGAGATCTTCGGGACTCGTCGGTCCGATCTCGAAGTGATCGTCGGCTTCCGACATCAAACGGTGAAAATCATGCGCGTCGTGAACGGCGGCAACCTCTTCCGGAGAACCGATCAATAGAATGTATTGGAGATGAGGCAGAGCAGCACGTATCTCGGCGACTTTGCGCTTATAGAGCAACGCGGTGGTGACGAGGACCCTGCCGTCGCCAATACTCAACCGCTGTCGAATCGGCTCAGGACCGAACGCGGAAAACAAGGGACAGAACACGCTGCCATTTTTCAAGGTTCCCAGGGCGCTGACGTAGAGTTCAGGAATGCGCCCGGCGAGCAAAAACACGCGATCATCCTTGCCGACGCCGAGCTTCTTCAAGACATGCGCGAAACGATTGCTCTGCGCTTGCAAATCGGCATAAGTAAAATCTCGTGTCTCATGCCGCTTACCAATCCACCGGAGCGCCAGGTGATCACGCCGAGGTCCCTCGGCATGACGATCCACCGCCTCATAGGCGATGTTCAAACCTTTGCCGCCAGGAAGGCCGGAGAGGCGACTCCGCGCCTCCTCCCAGGAAAAAGACGCTCGTGTGGGTTCGTAGTCGCGCAGGTTCGGCACTACGGTTCAGCCAGTACGCGGCTTCTCAATCGTTTTCCACGCCATACGAAATACCTTTTCGTGCTGTCTCACCGTTGTCAAACACAATCAAGTGCAAATCAGATACCGAAAAAATCACGGAAACCATCGGTGTAGCCATCATGATGGGCGGCGGACCAGCGGCCATGTACGGCGCGCAGGCGTTTGAGGCGCTGGAGCAGTTTGAGACGCAGGGGGTACGTTAAAGGATTGCATTGTACGGCGACTCACCAAAATGATCCGTGTATAGAGACGCCTCGGTGAGGCGTCTTCGACCGATTGTTTTTTTCACCCTGCCGTTGGAATCAGCCCCGCTTCCATCAGCGCCTTTGTTTCCTCCTGCGCTTTCTGAATTGTCCGTGACGCCTGAGTGAACAATTCTTCTCGTGACATCCGCACCTGCGCCACACCCTGCTCGATCGCTTTCATCCCTACGGCTGCGGCCTCACGCGGATAAATATCCCATTCGTCCATGCGGGGGAGAATGTAATCTTCCGACAGCCCCTTCTCTTCGGCGCACCGTGCGAGTTCGTCAGCCGCAGCGATACACATCTCATCGGTGATCGTTTTAGCGCGGACATCGAGCACACCGCGAAAAATTGCGGGGAAGCCGAGCGAATTGTTGACTTGATTGGGGAAATCGCTTCTCCCGGTTGCCACGATTCTTGCCCCGGCTTCTTGCGCCTCCCACGGCCAGATCTCTGGCACAGGATTGGCGCAGGCAAAGATGATCGCGTCTCGTGCCATGGAGGCCACCCACTCGGGTTTGATGACGCCGGGGCCGGACCGCGACAGCGCGACGCATACGTCCGCTCCCTTGAGCGCATCGGCGATTCCCCCGTGTCTCTGCTCGTGGTTCGACCGTTCACAGAGGCTCCATTTGACGGCGTTGTCAGGGGTGCGCAGGTCTTCCCTGTCCCGATGCAAGATCCCTTTGGTATCTACCAGCATGAGATTGCCTGAAGAAAAGCCGGCAGCCGCCAAAATACGCGCCACGGCGACGTTGGCGGCACCGACGCCGATTAAGACAATGCGGGCCTCTTCTTTGGCCTTGTTAACGGCCGTGAGTGCATTGCGCAGTCCGGCCAAGATCACCGCCGCCGTCCCCTGCTGATCGTCATGCCAGACGGGAATATCGAGCTCTGCTCGTAGTCTGTCGAGAATAGAGAAGCATTTGGGCTTGGCGATATCTTCCAGATTGATGCCGCCAAAGGTCGGTGCCAACCATTTACACGCCTGGATAATCTCTTCTGGGTCCTTGGTTCCCAGACAAATGGGGAACGCATCGACACCGCCCAGATATTTGAAGAGCACGGCTTTGCCTTCCATGACTGGGAGGGCCGCGTGCGGGCCAATATCTCCTAGGCCGAGCACGCGGGTCCCGTCAGAAACGATGGCGACAAAGTTGCCTTTATTGGTATGTGCAAAAACACGGTCAGGATGCTCGGCGATCTCACGACAGGGCGCAGCTACTCCTGGAGTGTACCAAACCGCGAAGTCGTCAAGGGTGCGGATCGGACATTTCGGCGTAACGGCCAACTTGCCTCGATAGAACGGATGCAGACGCAGCGCCTCGGCGCTCGGCTTCCGCGCTTTGCTCAGCAGTTCTTCAACGCGCTTGGGATCTGCCATCACGTAGCCTTATCTACTCCGCGCGGAGCGGCAGGCACAACCCGCCTTCCCCGACGACGAAGTCAAATGGCGTAGGGCAGGCTGCGCCCGCCATCGCCAGGCTGCTTACTTCGACGCCTCGATCTGGATCTTCTTCGCCGCCAGCTCTGTGGGCGCGGGCATGGTGATCTTCAGCATGCCATCTTTATAGTGGGCCTTGACCTTGTCTGCCTCCACGCCGGCAGGCAGCTCCATCGTGCGAGAAAACTTCCCGTACGACAGTTCATGATAGAGATAGTTCTTCTCTTCCTTCTTTTCTTCTTCTTTGCGCTCGCCTTCGATCGTGAGCTGATTGCCGGTGACGGACAGAGAGATGTCTTTCGGGTCGATCCCGGGGAGATCCGCTTTCACCACGAGATTACCGTTCTCGACGTGACTCTCAATCGCCGGCTCCCAGCTGTCCACCTTGCGAAACGGACGATCCCAAGAGCTGAAGAGGCTCTCGTCCCAAAACTGATCGAACAGGTCTCGCATCCGGTGCTCCATACGTTCCAACTCGCGGCGTGGCCGCCAGGGTGTCAGTGCTTTCATAACCATGCCTCCTTAAGAAATTTGTTATTTGCCTCTCGTTGTTGCGTTGCAAACAATTTGCCATACGCTCTTGCCGGAACTTTTTAGGCATTCATTGAGAAAAATGGAGCAACAATCCTTGCGGATTCTTGACGTTGCAAATAGTGTGGTTCTTTCTTCCTACTTTTGAGAACCTCGCATTGGAGATTTTGCTGCGAAGCGGCAATACGAAGCCCCGCTCTGTGGTCCTACTCTTGCTCTCTTTCACTCATGACAGGAGTATAGCATTCATGAAGATCGCTCATGCTTCTGAAGACACTAGGCTCGCTGATCTATTAACCGCGTTACAGCACCCGTCGTGCTACCCGCATCATCCTGAGCAGGTGGAGATGATCCAGACCCACATCTCCGCCGTGTTCCTCGCGGGAGAGGAGGTCTATAAGCTCAAGAAACCAGTGCGGTTTTCCTTCCTCGACTATTCCACCCTAGAACTGCGCCGCCATTATTGTCGCGAGGAGGTGCGTTTGAATCGCCGCCTCGCTCCTAGCACCTATCTCGGCGTAGTTCCGGTCCTGCGCATCGGCAACGACTACCGCATTCGTGAAGCCGTGAACATGCCCGAAGCGACCGTGGCAGACTATCTGGTCAGAATGCGACGGCTGCCTCCCGAACGCACGCTGGAAGCGCTGCTTGCTGCGGGGCGCGTCGAGAAGGAAAACATCCACACCCTGGCGAAACGCTTGGCGCATTTCCATCTGACGGCGGCGACCAAAGACGCGGCGGTCTATGGCGCTCCCTCGGTCGTCTGGCAAGCGCTGGCGGACAATTTCACGGAAACGCGCCTCTTCGTCGGGCAAACGATCAGTGAGAAGCAGTACCGAACGATCCAGGACTTCAGCCAACGGTTCTTTGCCGAACACCAGAATCTTTTGGCGCAGCGCGTTCTCCAGGATCGTGTGCGCGAAGGGCATGGCGATCTGCGTTGCGAGCACGTCTATTTTCTCGATCAGGGTATCGAGATGATCGATTGCATCGAATTCAGTCCACGCTTGCGCACCTGCGATGTCGCCTCGGAACTCGCGTTCTTGACAATGGATATGGAGCTGCATGGCGCACCGCATCTTGCCGCCGAGTTGACTCACGCTTATGCAACCCAGGCGGACGATGCCGAGCTGTTCACGCTGCTTCCTTTCTAT
The window above is part of the Deltaproteobacteria bacterium genome. Proteins encoded here:
- the acsA gene encoding acetate--CoA ligase, whose translation is MPNLRDYEPTRASFSWEEARSRLSGLPGGKGLNIAYEAVDRHAEGPRRDHLALRWIGKRHETRDFTYADLQAQSNRFAHVLKKLGVGKDDRVFLLAGRIPELYVSALGTLKNGSVFCPLFSAFGPEPIRQRLSIGDGRVLVTTALLYKRKVAEIRAALPHLQYILLIGSPEEVAAVHDAHDFHRLMSEADDHFEIGPTSPEDLALLHFTSGTTGKPKGAMHVHQAVIAHYMTGTFALDFHPEDIFWCTADPGWVTGTSYGIIAPLTHGITSIVDEADFDAERWYGILREQNVTVWYTAPTAVRMMMKVGVEVARKYQCPHLRFIASVGEPLNPEAIVWGQEAFGLPIHDNWWQTETGGIMIANYAAMDIRPGSMGRPLPGIEAAIARREQDGSVALVNEPGIEGELALRPGWPSMFRGYLHEDERYRKCFADGWYLTGDLAKQDADGYFWFVGRADDVIKSSGHLIGPFEVESALMEHRAVAEVGVIGKPDPVVGEIVKAFVSLKLGYEPQEELKRDLLGFARKRLGAVVAPKEIDFVASVPKTRSGKIMRRLLKARELGLPEGDTSTLESDT
- a CDS encoding NADP-dependent malic enzyme — protein: MADPKRVEELLSKARKPSAEALRLHPFYRGKLAVTPKCPIRTLDDFAVWYTPGVAAPCREIAEHPDRVFAHTNKGNFVAIVSDGTRVLGLGDIGPHAALPVMEGKAVLFKYLGGVDAFPICLGTKDPEEIIQACKWLAPTFGGINLEDIAKPKCFSILDRLRAELDIPVWHDDQQGTAAVILAGLRNALTAVNKAKEEARIVLIGVGAANVAVARILAAAGFSSGNLMLVDTKGILHRDREDLRTPDNAVKWSLCERSNHEQRHGGIADALKGADVCVALSRSGPGVIKPEWVASMARDAIIFACANPVPEIWPWEAQEAGARIVATGRSDFPNQVNNSLGFPAIFRGVLDVRAKTITDEMCIAAADELARCAEEKGLSEDYILPRMDEWDIYPREAAAVGMKAIEQGVAQVRMSREELFTQASRTIQKAQEETKALMEAGLIPTAG
- a CDS encoding Hsp20/alpha crystallin family protein, with the translated sequence MKALTPWRPRRELERMEHRMRDLFDQFWDESLFSSWDRPFRKVDSWEPAIESHVENGNLVVKADLPGIDPKDISLSVTGNQLTIEGERKEEEKKEEKNYLYHELSYGKFSRTMELPAGVEADKVKAHYKDGMLKITMPAPTELAAKKIQIEASK
- a CDS encoding AAA family ATPase, encoding MKIAHASEDTRLADLLTALQHPSCYPHHPEQVEMIQTHISAVFLAGEEVYKLKKPVRFSFLDYSTLELRRHYCREEVRLNRRLAPSTYLGVVPVLRIGNDYRIREAVNMPEATVADYLVRMRRLPPERTLEALLAAGRVEKENIHTLAKRLAHFHLTAATKDAAVYGAPSVVWQALADNFTETRLFVGQTISEKQYRTIQDFSQRFFAEHQNLLAQRVLQDRVREGHGDLRCEHVYFLDQGIEMIDCIEFSPRLRTCDVASELAFLTMDMELHGAPHLAAELTHAYATQADDAELFTLLPFYRCYRAYVRGKVESLKSRQPEVPPQEQERARWQARRAFRLAYRYARGELAPVLLVVCGRVGTGKSTVAQLLGAHTGFAVFNSDVVRKRLAGLSPTARASDEYRSGVYSEDFTRRTYAALLTHAEEELHSGRGVIVDATCKQPADRRSLLALGERLNVPVVFVECRAPLAEVERRLRERERRGDSVSDATWEIACQQEADFPPFDDIPASCHQVIDTQGDLDEALVPLEEALSDRK